caacgggACAGCTGCTTCCTGCCCTGCACGGACACACACATgggcgcgcgtgcgcacacacacacacacacacacacacaggcggtcaaaagactaattttttttttttttaatcgaacATGATCACAATTCGGAATGGACTCCTGGCCTCATGTGGTGTCTAGCAGGTGGTGCTGGATcagagccccgccccgccccccacacacCATCTGCTATCACTTACACAGGAACTCAGTGAATAGGACCATTCTATCTAGAACCACCTCCGTCAAGACCTGTTCACAGAATGGAAAGCATTGATCTGAATACTAGGAAATAGTAAAAGGGCACTGGTAATCTGAGGTATCTTCCACTTCTAGGACTTGCTGCTAAAAATCGATTCTATCCAGTCACTGTGCTGAGCCACGAAGGAAACCATCAGGGGAGGGTGAACCTGCCAGGAGGGAATGAGCACCAGTGCGAAGGAGCACACGTGAACACTGAAGCGAGGTCCACCGCAGGCCGACTTGTTGAACTGGAAAAGGGAGTTCCCCTGTAGTCCccatctgttatttttaaaatctccgttaggaaaagggggagagggatGATAAACAGGAAACAAAGATAGAAAATGCCAGACTCCCCACCTGCCTGCAAACACACAGACACGCTCAGttaggggagggaaagggagaagatgcATTATTGGTACTTGTAGCTGTGGCACCTGTTACTGTGAAGCCTGTAGGAGGGGCTATGGAGCTGTGGCTGGGCTGCAGGTCCTTAGGAATGCCACTGTGAGAACTCAGCTGGTGGCCGAAGGCTGCGCTGAACTGAGGGAGCTGCTGCTTGGGGGAGGTGGAGGCCATGAGTTCAGCAGAAGGCCCCATGCCACTGAAGCTGGTCTGCGGTAACCCCGGGAGCACGCTGGAGCTGCTGGGGGTCACAGTGGCGAAGGCAGGCTGTGTGGTCTCTGAGTTTGAAGTGGTGGGTGGCGTGGAGAGGGAAGTGGAGAGAAGATGTCCATCTGCGCCGAGAAGGTTGCTAAATGGAGAGGGCTCTCCGAGGTTGACAGGGAGATTGCCCCAGTGAGTTCTGGGGTTTACGACTCCTCCAAGTGGCACCTCGAGTTGGGTTGGGAGCAAGTGCTGCGCCATGATGGGCATCTCTGCTGAAAAGGTAGCTGCCATATTATCACCAGAGAAAGATGTCGTGTGGGGAGAGGTGATATGGTCACTATAGGGAGACGGCACGTGCTCACTATCATAATGGCTTCCGTGGGGCGAGGAGTGTGAATGATCACTGCTGTATTGCTGTCGTGAGGTGATTAGGTCATCTGCCTTGCTCAGCAGCTGGGCAGGATGTGGCCTCTGGGAGGCATGGCTGCCATCATGTAGTCCATGAAACTGTCCTGGGAAGGCTCTCTCCCCAAGTGCACTCTGGCTGATCAGAGTGGCAGAAGTAAGGCCAACGTTGGCTGGGGCAGAGAACTGCCCCTGGATCTGCCCTGCCAGGGGTGTAGGTGGGTTAGACAAGGTAGCAGAACGGAGCAGGTTCTCATCCAGCTCTAGACTAGAAAAATTATCATGTACTATGCGCCCATTCAATAGCTCCCCTAGGTCCGTGTTAACTTCTCGACTCAGGGACTGAATTCCTGAAGCTCCACTACCTGTGGAGAACACCCCTATTCCTCTATCGGACAACTCCTGGACTGGCACACCATCTGACTGGGTAAGTACCCCAATGGTACTCAGGCACTCAAGAGAAGTTACAGCCTGCAAGGCCCGTTCGAGTTCCTCGGCCTCTTCGGTAGTCGGAAGGAGGTCTCCATTCTTTcctgaggaaaacaaaagccatcGAGAATGAGCAGAGCTTCCGCTGGTCCTATATTACAAAAAGTAGATGCCTGTATTATTTTTCAACAATATTCTAtgttaaaggggcgcctgggcggctcagtcagttgagctctgactctggatttcggctcaggtcatgatctcagggtcatgagatcgagccccacgtcgggctccatactcagtgccCGAGTCTGcttaagtctctctctccctctgcccctccttcccactgcatgcgctctctctctctcaaataaataaacaaataaatcttgtataacctggatggctcagtggtttaagcctctgccttcggctcaggtcacgatctcaggggcctgggatcgagccctgcatcgggctctctgctcaacagggaacctgcttccccctctctctctgcctgcctctccgcctacttgtgatctctctctctgtcaaataaataaataaaatcttaaaaaaaaaatcttttaaaaattgggcccctgggtggctcagtcagttaagcgtctgccttcagctcaggtcatgacctcagggtcccagaacagagccccacatcagactcccagcaAGGaaatgtgcttctccctctccctcacccatgtgcatgtgcgcgctctctctcaaataaataaataaatataatctttttaaaataaataaataaaatggccacctgcatagctcagttggttaagcatctgactcttgatttcagttcaggtcctgatctcagggttgtaggatcaagccccacattgggcttcatgctcagcagggagactgagattgtctctccctttgtccctcccctacACACGTGAGTGCTCTCTGATAAACACATAAATCACTGAAACCAAACCAGTGTTCTAGTAAAGAGGGTCCCTGTGGAACAGAGAAGCTTCCAAGGACTGGACTGGAACCTGTGTCACATCTTCCATTTATCCACAGCACCCTCTACACCCAGCTCATCAAAGCATTAAATTCTTAAGGATTTTGAGCAATACCAACTTAAAATGCACGGTGACCAATCTGACTACACCTATGTTTTTACGTAAagttaaaatcattaaaataggAAACATATCCATTCAGACTGGAGACAAAAGGCTGTGTAGGAGTCCCCCTTGGTTCTTCTGCTCTTGAACTGGTTCCTCCAGCAGGAGGGTGGCTGTGGACGACTGGACACAAACTCATGCCTGCGCGTGAGCACCCCGCATTTCCCTCCACTCACACActatcttttcaaatgctttttgtgaCCTGCTAATCCTGTTCCTCTCCTTCTAACTCACTTTCACAGAATGGAAGCCCCTGGGCTGCTGCTGATTTCACTTCCAATATAAAAaaatcgaggggcacctgggtagctcagtcattaaacatctgccttcagctcaggtcatgaccccagggtcctgggatcgagcctaaAGTAGGGCTTCTCGCTCGActggaagcctgattctccctctcctgctccccctgcttgtgttccctctctcgctgtctctctctgtcaaataagtaaatctttaaaaaacaaacaacaaaaaaaaactacatagtTGGGAACTTGACTAATCACCACAAAaatatccagtttttttttttttaatgggaaagaaACATTCTAAGCATATAAAAGGTTTCCCCTGAAAGCACCAGAGACCTGGTGAGATTAAGCAAactttgttttggaaaaatgCACTTCAACTGACATACAGGTACTACGATTGGGACAAGTTCCAAAAGGCTTCaataaaatcaagtttaaaatgtttttgttgggacgcctgggtggctcagtcggttaaacatctgcctttggctcaggtcacgattgcagggtcctgggatcgaggtcctaTGTAGGACTCctggctcagtgagaagcctgcttctccctctgcctgctgcttcccctcgTTGTGCACACTCCCattctcgctttctctctctctgacaaataaataaaatctttaaaaaaaaaaaaagtagtatgtttttgttgaaaaataaagtaaaatgactCATTGTAAAGCAACAAAGTTAAAAACCTAGCAATCAAATGATCAATCTATTAAGCCTATATAGCACAGTGAGACAAACCACACAGCTCTCACCTGTAACAAGGTAAAGAGCTTTAGCAGTGCTGAATTTTCTGTGAGGCGGGGTACTTCAAACACATCTCAGAAACactatttcccttttaaaaagctcattaaaaaaacaaaacaaaacaaaacaaaacaaaacaaaacaaaacggtcTTGAATCAAAATGTTGACCATaccttcaaaaaaatcaaaatcttgtAAGTCATCAGGTAGCCGTGGCAGGACGTCTGAAAAGTCCTCCTGGTTCAATTCCAAGTCATGTGGAATGTCAGTGATCTCATTGGCAATGTCATCCGGCAACTCATCAGCACTCAGCTCTGGCGTGGACGGGCTCCTGGGGAAGAGGACATGGTTGGCCCCACCACTCTCCTTGCCCCTCCACACCAGTGTCCCCAAGACAAGTTCGTCAAACACAAAGATGGGAAATCCTAACCCAAACCTCTACTTTCAGAGAAGGACATGTGAAAGCAAAAGGAAGACCTCGCCATCCACAGTCAGTATTTCTGCAGCTTCTAACCAGGTATTGACAGAAGTTTCAAGATAATAGTTCTACTTCAAATTAGTAGAATGAATTATAATTTTGGGCACTGATTTCTGGTAAATTTCAAATCTAGtcgaaataataatttttagaaacGACATAAACAGATAAAGTGGAGATGCTTAGCTGAAACTCTGAGAAGCCTCATTCTTTAGGTGAAAATGCTAAGCCCTGCCAAAACTGGTAGTTCATCAGGATTCTGATGGAATATTTCTGCTGAAGCATATATGGAACTTCTGTTAAAGCAGGAAAATCTGAATGGAAAATTAAATGCTCCATttcagcatctgctttctgcGTTGTAACAAAATGTTTTACTTCACATCTCTCACTCAAACATTCGGTAAAAATTATACTGGAAACTACAAAGCCGAGGCTGATCTATCAGATGGCTTCTGGAGCCCAGGCACAATGCTAGAGAAGAACGTGAAGTTACACGTTCTGAGAACCATCCAACACTAGAAGGAAACGGGAGCTTCCGCGCCGCCACTGACCGGATCTGAACAGCCTCCACTGGCAGTGAGACGCTGGTGGGCATGCTGAGGTTCCCTTGGGGTACTGCAGGGGGGATGGGTTTTTGGGGTCGACGAGGTCCACGCCTTCTCTTCTTCTTGTGTTTTTTGGTAAGTGCAGGAGGCTTGGTTTTTTTCCTGGGTTTCCTCTGCGGCTGGTGCTGAACCTTACGGGAGCTATCTCCTCTCAAGAAATTATCCTTCGGAAtgaataaatggtatttttaa
Above is a genomic segment from Lutra lutra chromosome 3, mLutLut1.2, whole genome shotgun sequence containing:
- the INO80D gene encoding INO80 complex subunit D isoform X2; translated protein: MDTMAFSLTVPPLALKMPNGLDGMSLSPPGARVPLHYLETELEDPFAFNEEDDDLKKGATVRKKLQSKLAQNRQRQRETEILKVRQEHFSPPPAPSQQQPPQQHSHLSPLSTSLKPPAPPPPQGLVCKSPPPPNTSLPMQGVAPTTHTIAQARQLSHKRPLPLLPSSRAPAADPPRTDRVLMKATAFSPHFSCISRLQRLVKLCTQKHQLDTDLFPHLGLDWSEESGEEPEDSEQASPYQVAWSIRETLRYERHTSDDDDTESRSSRVTQLCTYFQQKYKHLCRLERAESRQKKCRHTFRKALLQAASREPECAGQLMQELQRAACSRTSMSRTKLRAVEPAACSGTVKGERCPNKALPFTRHCFQHILLNRSQQLFSSCTAKFADGQQCSVPVFDITHQTPLCEEHAKKMDNFLRGDSSRKVQHQPQRKPRKKTKPPALTKKHKKKRRRGPRRPQKPIPPAVPQGNLSMPTSVSLPVEAVQIRSPSTPELSADELPDDIANEITDIPHDLELNQEDFSDVLPRLPDDLQDFDFFEGKNGDLLPTTEEAEELERALQAVTSLECLSTIGVLTQSDGVPVQELSDRGIGVFSTGSGASGIQSLSREVNTDLGELLNGRIVHDNFSSLELDENLLRSATLSNPPTPLAGQIQGQFSAPANVGLTSATLISQSALGERAFPGQFHGLHDGSHASQRPHPAQLLSKADDLITSRQQYSSDHSHSSPHGSHYDSEHVPSPYSDHITSPHTTSFSGDNMAATFSAEMPIMAQHLLPTQLEVPLGGVVNPRTHWGNLPVNLGEPSPFSNLLGADGHLLSTSLSTPPTTSNSETTQPAFATVTPSSSSVLPGLPQTSFSGMGPSAELMASTSPKQQLPQFSAAFGHQLSSHSGIPKDLQPSHSSIAPPTGFTVTGATATSTNNASSPFPSPN